A portion of the Blastopirellula sediminis genome contains these proteins:
- a CDS encoding DUF6798 domain-containing protein yields the protein MNQATPAETPPASSAIGDWRWFLLETLAITLIFALYVATLGPEVNEPHYLCKAKHYWNPQWLPNDFFLSAPGAHYTFYWTLGWLTLFLPLPVVAWIGRLISWLALAAAWRYLSFLLIPRHWCSVATAVIWLATVHYGHLAGEWAVGGVEGKTFAYPFVLLALGLALQNRWNPAWVSLGIASAFHILVGGWSVVALGIAWLLVGRKSTSFFSMLTGLMGGGLISLLGLVPALLLTAGVPPDMQSEAHQLYVFYRLPHHLVVHRMDPLRQFCFATVTAGWAIFAWSTRRDPRMKLVNAFAIGSLVIAGCGVAIDQVFCYWLSNFDLAAKLLRFYWFRLSDVAVPLGLALSVGLRLFVVAEEERRSLVRRASIAIVLLATTIALGIRIQARLASPIPPADDMASVSDYTEWLAMCRWIRENTPADATFLTPLNQGSFKWDAQRSEVVTHKDVPQEALSLLGWKERRWRTMRYERLTSNQIRLLSRDYHFGYVVVDTHSRPDFAGWDFPRVYPVDENSDSPYEIFRVQ from the coding sequence ATGAACCAGGCGACTCCAGCCGAAACTCCTCCCGCTTCGTCGGCAATCGGCGATTGGCGTTGGTTTCTGTTGGAAACGCTGGCGATCACGCTGATCTTCGCCCTTTACGTTGCGACCCTCGGCCCCGAAGTCAACGAGCCGCACTACCTGTGCAAAGCGAAGCACTACTGGAATCCCCAGTGGCTCCCCAACGACTTCTTCCTCTCGGCGCCGGGCGCCCATTACACCTTCTATTGGACGCTCGGCTGGCTGACGCTGTTCCTGCCGCTGCCGGTCGTCGCGTGGATCGGCCGGTTGATCTCGTGGCTCGCTTTGGCCGCGGCGTGGCGGTATCTCAGCTTCCTGCTGATTCCGCGTCATTGGTGTAGCGTCGCAACGGCGGTGATCTGGCTGGCGACGGTTCACTACGGCCACTTGGCCGGCGAATGGGCGGTCGGCGGCGTCGAAGGAAAAACGTTCGCCTATCCCTTCGTACTGCTCGCGCTGGGACTGGCGCTGCAAAACCGCTGGAACCCGGCGTGGGTTTCGCTCGGCATCGCCAGTGCGTTTCATATTCTCGTCGGCGGCTGGTCAGTCGTCGCATTGGGAATCGCCTGGCTGCTGGTCGGCCGTAAGTCGACCTCCTTCTTTTCGATGCTGACCGGTTTGATGGGGGGCGGATTGATTTCGCTCCTTGGACTCGTCCCGGCCTTGCTGCTCACCGCAGGCGTACCGCCCGACATGCAGAGCGAAGCGCATCAGCTCTACGTCTTCTATCGCTTGCCGCATCACTTGGTGGTCCACCGAATGGATCCGCTCCGGCAGTTCTGCTTCGCGACGGTGACGGCCGGCTGGGCGATCTTCGCCTGGTCGACGCGGCGCGATCCACGCATGAAGTTGGTCAACGCCTTTGCAATCGGCAGCCTGGTGATCGCCGGCTGCGGCGTGGCGATCGATCAAGTCTTTTGCTATTGGCTCAGCAACTTCGACCTTGCGGCCAAGCTGCTCCGCTTCTACTGGTTCCGGCTGAGCGACGTCGCCGTGCCGCTCGGACTTGCTCTAAGCGTCGGACTGCGACTGTTTGTCGTGGCGGAAGAAGAACGCCGCTCGCTCGTTCGCCGCGCGTCCATCGCGATCGTGCTGCTCGCGACGACGATCGCCCTCGGCATTCGGATTCAAGCGCGACTCGCTTCGCCGATTCCGCCGGCCGACGACATGGCGTCGGTCTCGGACTATACCGAGTGGCTCGCAATGTGCCGTTGGATCCGCGAGAACACGCCCGCCGACGCGACCTTCCTGACGCCGCTGAATCAAGGCTCGTTCAAGTGGGACGCGCAGCGCAGCGAAGTGGTGACGCATAAAGACGTTCCGCAGGAAGCGCTTAGTTTGCTCGGCTGGAAAGAACGCCGCTGGCGGACGATGCGCTACGAGCGTCTCACCAGCAATCAAATTCGGCTGTTGAGTCGCGACTACCATTTCGGCTACGTTGTAGTAGACACCCATTCGCGACCCGACTTTGCCGGCTGGGATTTTCCGCGAGTTTATCCGGTCGACGAAAACTCCGACTCTCCCTATGAAATCTTTCGCGTCCAATAA
- a CDS encoding TIGR01212 family radical SAM protein (This family includes YhcC from E. coli K-12, an uncharacterized radical SAM protein.): MIIGLTDHSNNLTFAVNNPLVDTLPPNVPDWRLAGHRYHSYNFFLRKKFGQRIQKVSVDAKFTCPNVDGTVAKGGCTFCDNRSFSPSRRVPIRKITDQIDDGIRRLKMRYKVERFIAYFQPATNTYAPVERLRPLYEQAVSHDKVVGMAIGTRPDCVPPPVMDLLAEMAERTYLSVEYGLQTIHNRSLDWMNRGHHVDAYYDAIERSQGLGFEICAHVMLGLPGESHEDMMATARVIADSPIQSVKIHNLYCVKKTPLADQVAAGEVRLMELDEYASTLVDFLELLPPHMLVERTIGDAPPDYFVGPAWCLDKPSALKAIADELERRDSWQGKRYSGDVAVCDAPNGQLA; the protein is encoded by the coding sequence TCTAACAACTTAACATTTGCAGTCAACAATCCGTTGGTCGACACTCTACCCCCCAATGTACCTGACTGGCGTCTCGCCGGGCATCGTTACCATTCGTATAACTTCTTTCTACGCAAGAAGTTTGGGCAACGAATCCAAAAAGTCAGCGTCGACGCAAAATTTACTTGCCCTAATGTGGACGGTACGGTCGCCAAAGGAGGTTGCACCTTCTGTGACAATCGTAGCTTCAGCCCGAGCCGCCGCGTTCCGATCCGCAAGATTACCGATCAGATCGATGACGGCATCCGCCGCCTGAAGATGCGCTACAAGGTCGAGCGGTTCATCGCCTACTTCCAACCGGCGACCAACACCTACGCTCCGGTCGAACGCTTACGTCCTCTCTACGAGCAAGCGGTCTCGCACGACAAAGTAGTCGGCATGGCGATCGGGACGCGTCCTGACTGCGTTCCGCCGCCGGTGATGGACTTACTGGCCGAGATGGCCGAGCGGACCTATCTGTCGGTCGAGTACGGCCTGCAAACGATTCACAATCGCTCGCTCGACTGGATGAACCGCGGGCATCACGTCGACGCCTATTACGACGCCATCGAGCGCAGTCAGGGGCTCGGCTTCGAGATCTGCGCGCACGTCATGCTCGGTCTCCCCGGCGAGTCGCACGAAGACATGATGGCGACCGCTCGCGTGATCGCCGATTCGCCGATCCAGTCGGTCAAGATTCACAACCTCTACTGCGTCAAAAAGACGCCGCTCGCCGATCAGGTCGCCGCCGGCGAAGTTCGCTTGATGGAACTAGACGAGTACGCCAGTACGTTGGTCGACTTCCTCGAACTGCTGCCGCCGCACATGCTGGTCGAACGAACGATCGGCGACGCTCCGCCTGACTACTTCGTCGGTCCCGCCTGGTGCCTGGACAAGCCGTCCGCCCTGAAGGCGATCGCCGACGAACTGGAACGTCGCGACTCGTGGCAAGGAAAACGCTATTCGGGCGATGTTGCGGTTTGCGACGCTCCGAACGGGCAATTAGCCTGA